The following are encoded together in the Candidatus Omnitrophota bacterium genome:
- a CDS encoding potassium/proton antiporter, with protein sequence MTVETIILWAAALTLVSVLASKLSDRFALPALLLFLIIGMLAGSEGIGGIYFDDYVVAKSIGIIALIFIIFSGGLDTSWKSVRPLFVPGLVLSTAGVLITAVVVGVLAMVILKFSLLEGLLLGSIVSSTDAAAVFNVLRSRRISLKGNLRPLLELESGSNDPMAVFLTIGCIGLLTTADSSIISLIPSFTLNMGVGLLIGYLMSKVSVTLINKIKLEYEGLYSVLTIALVLLTYAGTTLVKGNGFLAVYSLGLMMSRGDFANKRTIVRFYEGVAWLMQIAMFLTLGLLVFPSRIIPIMGVGLLIATILIFLARPISVFLCLMPFKFNLAEKTMISWVGLRGAVPIILATFPLLSGIVQAHAIFNIVFFVVLTSVLIQGTSIPLMSKILGVNVPLDVRKKYPIDFEYAEGIDASLTDLIVPYNSGTVGQTIAAINIPPKALIVLISREDKFIVPNGSTVIEGGDVFLVLANEEDLRILQRTLSVLRNSETE encoded by the coding sequence ATGACAGTCGAAACAATCATATTATGGGCAGCAGCTTTGACGCTTGTCAGCGTACTGGCAAGCAAGCTTTCAGACAGGTTTGCGTTACCCGCATTATTGCTTTTTTTGATAATCGGCATGCTGGCAGGCTCAGAAGGCATCGGCGGAATTTATTTTGATGATTACGTTGTTGCAAAATCTATCGGTATCATCGCGCTTATTTTCATTATTTTTTCTGGGGGTTTGGATACATCATGGAAATCGGTCAGGCCATTATTTGTTCCGGGGTTGGTTTTGTCAACCGCAGGAGTGCTCATTACTGCTGTTGTTGTCGGCGTATTGGCTATGGTAATTCTTAAATTTTCATTGCTTGAGGGATTATTGCTCGGTTCTATTGTGTCCTCAACCGATGCTGCCGCTGTCTTTAATGTCCTCAGATCAAGAAGGATATCCCTCAAAGGTAATTTAAGGCCTCTTTTGGAGCTTGAATCGGGAAGTAATGACCCAATGGCTGTTTTCCTTACAATCGGTTGTATCGGCCTCTTAACTACTGCTGACTCTTCCATTATCAGCCTAATCCCATCGTTTACCTTAAATATGGGTGTTGGATTGTTAATCGGGTATTTGATGTCTAAAGTAAGTGTCACGCTTATTAATAAGATTAAGCTTGAATATGAAGGGTTGTATTCGGTTTTGACTATTGCTTTGGTGCTCTTGACGTATGCAGGTACAACTTTAGTAAAAGGGAATGGTTTTCTGGCAGTTTATTCTTTGGGTTTAATGATGAGTAGAGGCGATTTCGCAAACAAGAGAACAATAGTCCGGTTTTATGAAGGAGTTGCCTGGCTCATGCAGATTGCAATGTTTTTGACTCTTGGCTTGCTTGTTTTCCCAAGCCGGATAATTCCCATTATGGGAGTTGGCCTGTTGATAGCAACCATTCTTATTTTCCTCGCTCGCCCCATAAGTGTATTTTTATGCCTAATGCCATTTAAATTCAATCTTGCCGAGAAAACGATGATATCATGGGTAGGATTAAGAGGTGCTGTGCCGATTATTTTGGCGACATTCCCGCTGCTTTCAGGAATAGTTCAAGCTCACGCAATATTTAATATCGTATTTTTTGTTGTATTGACTTCGGTATTGATTCAGGGGACATCTATTCCACTTATGTCAAAGATACTTGGAGTCAATGTACCGCTTGATGTAAGGAAAAAATATCCTATTGACTTTGAGTATGCAGAGGGCATAGATGCATCGCTTACCGATTTGATTGTGCCATATAATTCAGGCACGGTAGGTCAAACGATTGCCGCAATTAATATTCCTCCTAAAGCCCTTATTGTTCTTATTTCGCGCGAAGATAAGTTCATCGTGCCAAATGGTTCTACGGTAATTGAGGGAGGCGATGTTTTCTTAGTGCTCGCTAATGAGGAAGACCTAAGGATTTTACAGCGCACTTTGTCGGTGCTAAGAAATTCTGAGACTGAATAA